From Etheostoma cragini isolate CJK2018 chromosome 14, CSU_Ecrag_1.0, whole genome shotgun sequence, the proteins below share one genomic window:
- the si:ch73-347e22.8 gene encoding uncharacterized protein si:ch73-347e22.8, with protein sequence MRVQWMVTILCTLLSMGLVVIIVGQHQVTLMLDKANQKLPKESQKLDDKLSDLRKLKASVEKLLSAENKAVKNLEESIPKLIPEIEKKRIENDACQGEKKTKGDELAAVEKEHTETLANLKQESDAWNQEINDLKPQVTGYREICNHVKKGTLAEKLCSTS encoded by the exons ATGCGGGTTCAGTGGATGGTGACCATTTTATGCACCTTGTTGTCAATGGGACTGGTGGTGATTATTGTAGGCCAACACCAAGTGACGTTAATGCTGGACAAGGCAAATCAAAAGCTCCCAAAGGAGTCACAGAAACTTGACGATAAACTTTCAGATTTAAGAAAGCTAAAAGCCTCTGTGGAAAAGCTGCTGTCCGCTGAGAACAAAGCGGTGAAGAATCTGGAGGAATCAATACCTAAACTCATTCCCgagatagaaaaaaagagaatagaAAATGACGCCTGTCAAGGAGAAAAG AAAACAAAAGGGGATGAACTGGCTGCCGTGGAGAAGGAACACACAGAGACTCTCG CAAATTTAAAACAAGAGTCTGACGCCTGGAACCAAGAGATAAATGATCTGAAACCACAAGTGACGGGTTACAGAGAAATCTGTAATCATGTGAAGAAGGGCACACTAGCTGA gaaattatgTAGCACCAGCTAA